Genomic segment of Arachis hypogaea cultivar Tifrunner chromosome 11, arahy.Tifrunner.gnm2.J5K5, whole genome shotgun sequence:
atcaaagaaagaattatgttttggattgagattattGATTAacagaaagaaggatgatgaggattgatttgaaatatgttcttttttgaatgaatttggaaatgggatatggattgacgaatgatgatgattttgagaatggcttagatattgatgaatgatgaatgaattatttatatggcttatgaatttgaaatatctgagatacgaggttccctggattaagtgtcgtggcttgccaccacgtgtaccaggttgaaaactcgatactctgttgaccctacgacgtaagtgtgaccgggcactatataaattctcccgaatgttacccccattgagcaatattgattatttgagaaaaagctatgcatagactcttggggatgcacgtcgggggacagtctaaggacaattcagacttgtcggtttggctggataaccgacagatgagcctcatcagccataggacaggcatgcatcatatgcatttgtatgctttgcttgggttttttttttttgtgactaaacaaggaaagaaacgaagcaaaaactattctaaatccgagcggatgattcgttggagatcaacactaggctcagaccaaataacatgattagagttactcttggcaccatatttagccatccaatccgcaactctatttgcttctcgggacacccattcaacgtgaacaagccaaggacgagataaaagctcctgaatcttgtgaaccaaatctgttacttcagatggatacccacttgtaagctcatgcatgatgggcagaatgtcaaggcaacctgtttcacatataatatccctcaaaccgcaatcctaagctaaaaccagccccctccaagcagcaaataattcacatctgattatagaccaagggggaatgcttccagagcagcccgagatccaatctcccttagaatctctaataatacacccaaatcccgctaaatttgaatccatatacaagcttgcatcacaattaactttaaaactattgcctaccggtggttcccaacacaggtaatttcggagagacctaaaggcattgcttcgattcctgtaaacctgtaagtccttggcggtaattctggccaaggcaacaaccttatggtctgtccaagggttgtcagtgttgaatatgtcattgcacctatgtcTCCATACCCACCAAAGCCCTGCACCAAAGGACGCCTCATTGTTAGCCAAGGCCTTCCGAAACCACTCTTCAAGAGCAGTACCAGCCGTCGAGTCCAGGATACTAGGATCCAACATATACCAGATTGCCTTTGATCGTTCACAGTCTCTAAGGCAATGCTCCAAAGTCTCCTGCGCCTTGTTACATCTCTTACACATATCTGAAGAAGCTAAATGCCGCTTGAATCGAAAGGTCTCAGTTGGTAGAGCATTATGTAAGCTAAGCCacatagtaaatttgaacttctctggaatgtttgtgttccacaaccagttccaattactgttggcattccaatttaatgttttctttaataaccatttgtaaccctcccttgcactatacttttttgttgctgcaggccaccactcccactgtggctccaactcagtcaaactaggatatctcagaccataaataaactgcttaatctcatgcggaataggcgtggtaagactatcaacctcccaagacacccctttccacaagtcagccaccatgaaatctgattcagaaatatGTACATAAGGAACAAGGTTGCAAAGCTTACCAAAAGGAGTCCACTCATCATACCAAACTGATTTGTGGACATCTCCAATATTCCAATGAAGCCCTTCCTTGAGATGCTCATAGGCACTAACAATGTTCTTCCAGGTAGCCGATGAAGAATTTCTACTGTTTCTGTTCATACCAGATTGATTCCTGAGATATTTATGCTTCAGAACCTGCACCCATAACTTCTCACTATTATTTAGACAATCTCATACCAACTTTCCCAGAAGCGCCATGTTAGCACAGGAAGTATCCTTAATACCCAATCCTCCTGCCTTTTTAGGAGTTATGGCGACCTCCCACCTGACCAGAGGCAGCCCTTTTCCAGTCGCTTGGCCTTTCCACAAGAATTGTCTCATCaaggaatcaattttattacatgcatacttcgggagaagagaaatttgcatttcataaactggGATAGAGGCCATAACCGATTTAACAAGGCAAAGCCTCCCTGCCTTATTCAGTAGGCGTCCTTTCCAACTGGAGAGCTTTctcgaaattttttcaataatctcCTGAGCCGTCTTCCTGGAAGCTCTGGCATGACCGATGTTAATTCCCAGGTATTTACCCAAATCATTGCAGAACCGGATGTTAGAGACCCCTGAGAGAACCTCTTTTCTCCTCTCCGACACCCTCTTGGAACACTGGGCCTTTGACTTATGAAGATTTACCTTTAAACCTGACGCTCTAGAAAACAAGTCCAAACAATGCATGACCTCTATTACTTGAGCTTTTGATGCCTTACAGAAAAGCAaaagatcatctgcaaacatcaaatgagagagtCGTGGTCCATTCCTAGAAACTACAACTGGGTTCCACAAACCTTGGGAAACTCTATGAGAGATAAAGCAGGCAAGCATTTCCATACAGAGTACAAATAGATAAGGAGacataggatctccttgcctcaACCCTCTCTTCGGATTGAAATTTTGGAGCCTGTTCCCATTCCACAAAACTGCCAATGAAGAGGAAGTCACACAATTCAATATAAGATTAATGGTAGCCTTTGGAAACCCAAACCGGACCAAAGTAGCTTCCAGAAAATGCCAGTCTACCCTGTCataagctttttccaaatcaatcttgaaTGCCATGGTCCCTTTTCGAGACTTGGTGTTCCTCATGAAGTGCATAATCTCTTGAGCAATGATAATATTCTCTGTGGTTCCTCTTCCTGTAATGAACCCTCCTTGCAAAGGACCAATGATCTCCGACAGGAAAGGTCTGAACCTGTTAACTAGAACCTTtgtgacaattttataaattacattacataaGCTAATAGGCCGAAACTCCCGTAAGGAAAAGGGAACTTCCACTTTAGGAATTAGAACAATGAGAGTATCGAAAATAGCCGCATTCAATGGCTCACCCTCAAAGGCTCGCTTGACCAGTCTACACACATCGTTGCTAAGAGAGTCCCAGAACTCTTTGTAGAAAATTGCTTGAAATCCATCTGGCCCTGGGGCTTTAAATGAACTCATGGTCATCACAGCTCTTTTAACCTCTTCAGACGTCACCGGTTCCACTAACTTTTGACAAGCCTCAGTACTAAGAGACGGGcaaggaaaaggccccatggcGTCCAGGTCAATATCCTCCCTTGTAGAAAAGAgcttttgaaagaaagaatttgCCGCCATTTCTAGAGTCGTAGTCTCCGTGGTCCAAGACCCATCCTCCAAAAATAAcccatgaattttgttcctctttcTCCTGATAACTGTCTGCagatgaaaaaattttgtatttctgtctCCACATCTCACCCATTATTCTCTAGATTTTTGATACCACAATAACTCTTCTTGAAGAAGGACATCATTCAGTTCCTGATGCAAAACTTGCTCTTTGATCCTAAGCTGTTGATCCTCCCGACTTTCCAGAGTAATCTGAACGTCATTCAAAAGCCTCTCTAACTcccttttcttaacaaaaatattgccaaaaacctttttattgaaGCTAGTTGCATCTTTTTGAACCTCCAACAAACATTTAACTACATCCGGAGCTCCTCTATTCCAAGCTATATCAACAACATTCCTAAAAAGAGGATGAGTCATCCACGCAGCCTGGAATCTGAACGGACGATGGCCCTTGGTAGCCCTCTTTGCCATCTTGCACCTAGTGAATAATGGGCAATGATCAGAGTGAAGGCGCGCCAGCACCTCAGTATAAGCCTCTGGAAACATTAGTCGCCAGTCCTGGTTGATGACTGCTCTATCAAGCTTCTTGGCCACCTGCACCCCACCTTTCACCTTCCT
This window contains:
- the LOC140176270 gene encoding uncharacterized protein, producing MKSFWNNLGYQGVGIVEANGHSGGIWVLCSNSNISVRVLDVVDQCISFEITMGNISSYCSAVYANPHIHRRKELWGDLTRIANMIHGPWIVLGDFNDVLLQSEVRGGQFRLARAEQFVETLEDCGLFDMGAIGRRFTWYRKVKGGVQVAKKLDRAVINQDWRLMFPEAYTEVLARLHSDHCPLFTRCKMAKRATKGHRPFRFQAAWMTHPLFRNVVDIAWNRGAPDVVKCLLEVQKDATSFNKKVFGNIFVKKRELERLLNDVQITLESREDQQLRIKEQVLHQELNDVLLQEELLWYQKSRE